The nucleotide sequence GGACATAGGAAAAAGGATCGGGATTACATAGGAAACGACCCAGGATGACAAATTATCACTATCACGCTGAGGGAGCGCAAGCGACTAAAGCAATCTCACGCCTTTTTGGCTTCTTCCCACAGGGCGTCCATTTCCTCAAGGGAAAGTTCTTTCAGGCTTTTGCCCTGCTCCTGGGCGCGCGCTTCCATCTTCTGGAAGCGGTGTTCAAACTTATCGTTGGTCTGGCGCAGGGCCTCTTCGGGATTTATACCAAGCTTGCGCGCAAGGTTTACCACCGTAAAAAGAAGGTCGCCTATCTCTTCTTGAAGGGCGTCTTTTTCTTTACGCCCCAGGGCCTCTTTTAGTTCGCTTATTTCTTCGTCAAGTTTCTCAAAGAGGTCTTCGGCCTTTTGCCAATCAAACCCCACGCGGCTTGCCCTCTCACCCAGGCGAAAGGCCCGCTGAAGCGCCGGAAGCGAGCGTGGAAGATTTCCCAGGACAGAAGTTTTCTGCCCCTTCTCCCGGGCCTCTTTTTCTTTGATTTTCTGCCACTGGGCCACTACCTCTTCGGCTTCGTTAAGGGGAATCTTGCCAAACACATGGGGATGGCGCCTTATCATTTTCTCGGCGCAAAGCTTTAGCACGTCTCTTAAGCGAAAATCCCCGGCCTCTTCGTAAAGATAGGCCAGGAAAATGAGCAAAAATAAGAGATCGCCAATTTCTTCACAAACCGCAAGA is from Thermodesulfatator atlanticus DSM 21156 and encodes:
- the mazG gene encoding nucleoside triphosphate pyrophosphohydrolase, whose product is MKETTDFSELGPLFVKLIEIVHRLRAPDGCPWDRKQTPETLKKYVIEEAHEVFDAIGEESPLAVCEEIGDLLFLLIFLAYLYEEAGDFRLRDVLKLCAEKMIRRHPHVFGKIPLNEAEEVVAQWQKIKEKEAREKGQKTSVLGNLPRSLPALQRAFRLGERASRVGFDWQKAEDLFEKLDEEISELKEALGRKEKDALQEEIGDLLFTVVNLARKLGINPEEALRQTNDKFEHRFQKMEARAQEQGKSLKELSLEEMDALWEEAKKA